A region of Nakaseomyces glabratus chromosome M, complete sequence DNA encodes the following proteins:
- the ACE2 gene encoding DNA-binding transcription factor ACE2 (CAGL0M04323g~Putative transcription factor; null mutation results in hypervirulence in immunocompromised mice) codes for MNTFQADWGEIPQMPKDQVFTPQDQLTNYNDNMMDNLLDFNYNDVDALLSEELKDLDIPLAPSPRDLNMNAEQSLNWMQDIQGHRSNKPSMSHKRGMSGTAIFGFKNHNKTLSIASFSKNTDIINEAENENVKGNTDNQNGFVLSQVLLKQQEELRLALEKQKEVNRNLERQLRENRLQQEHIQRVLHDQEAVTSQLTAQNVTESPSKQRSPTKYQGDDAIIVTKNSSSGGYVFPPPPRVTLNNEAVTPPLSFSRFSNIDQMESSDPLNYLQPNADFTEAYASHKTPESSFGKEHASVLSTSEFLRPTNAARESSSKAMYSSPNSMISPHRKKDSVLSTVSTILQPQDDYQNTASPPSQMLNLEEANLENEQKNNGKMLRAPVEIMPTIPGSKNNTPMTANKSGFMPQKHTFQHTPVKAKNNVDMNERSLVRPELSGTPLNKSVQNGMHFREEDDSNILHHISEIPQGSTSHNNTTAGDDSNVSNRLQFSNTESSPSRQRKKPTTLPPGYIDRYVKELPDKNFECLFPNCGKFFRRRYNIKSHIQTHLEDKPYKCDFEGCTKAFVRNHDLARHKKTHDKHFSCPCGKKFSSEQSMMKHKNRHNCTGPARVPDSKMVSKSPRKQSSPTKLSSAIMNSPIKENYLKENTNLHIDQLRMDPKMRNALEDGGLLKPVERTEAMAFPSPLSGYSDLGSPFRDLGTIEE; via the coding sequence ATGAATACTTTCCAGGCGGATTGGGGAGAGATTCCTCAAATGCCAAAGGACCAAGTGTTCACACCCCAGGACCAACTAACGAATTACAACGATAACATGATGGACAACTTGCTTGACTTCAATTATAACGATGTTGATGCTCTCCTGTCGGAGGAGTTGAAGGACTTAGATATACCATTGGCGCCTTCGCCTAGAGATCTGAATATGAATGCCGAACAAAGTCTCAATTGGATGCAGGATATACAGGGACACAGGTCAAATAAACCTTCGATGTCGCATAAGAGAGGAATGAGTGGTACCGCAATATTTGGCTTCAAAAATCATAACAAAACCCTCAGCATTGCTAGTTTTAGCAAGAATACAGACATTATCAATGAAGCTGAGAACGAGAATGTAAAAGGAAACACAGATAACCAGAATGGCTTTGTATTAAGCCAAGTTCTTCTGAAACAGCAGGAAGAGCTTCGATTAGCTTTAGAAAAACAGAAAGAAGTAAATAGAAACTTAGAGCGGCAACTGCGAGAAAATAGATTACAACAAGAACATATACAGCGTGTGCTTCACGATCAGGAAGCTGTAACAAGTCAATTAACAGCTCAAAACGTAACTGAATCGCCATCAAAACAAAGAAGTCCAACCAAATATCAAGGAGATGACGCCATCATAGTTACAAAAAACTCATCTTCTGGCGGCTATGTTTTCCCACCTCCACCTCGAGTTACATTAAATAACGAAGCTGTTACTCCACCGCTATCATTCTCAAGGTTTAGCAATATTGATCAAATGGAATCTTCAGATCCACTCAATTACCTGCAACCAAATGCTGATTTCACAGAGGCTTATGCATCACACAAGACACCCGAATCATCATTTGGAAAGGAGCATGCTTCAGTGCTTTCAACATCGGAATTTTTGAGACCTACCAATGCTGCTAGAgaatcatcatcaaaggCAATGTATAGCTCACCAAACAGTATGATTTCACCTCATAGGAAAAAAGATTCTGTTCTCTCAACAGTTTCTACTATTTTACAACCCCAAGATGACTATCAGAACACTGCAAGTCCGCCTTCGCAAATGTTGAACTTAGAAGAAGCCAATTTAGAGAATGAAcaaaagaacaatgggaaaATGCTACGTGCACCAGTAGAAATTATGCCAACTATACCGggatcaaaaaataatactcCCATGACTGCTAATAAGTCTGGATTCATGCCTCAGAAACATACTTTCCAGCATACTCCTGTGAAAGCGAAAAATAATGTGGACATGAACGAGAGATCATTGGTACGGCCGGAGCTATCAGGAACACCACTCAATAAGAGCGTACAAAATGGAATGCATTTTAGAGAAGAGGACGACAGTAATATATTGCACCATATATCAGAAATACCGCAAGGATCAACATCACATAATAATACCACCGCTGGCGATGATTCAAATGTGAGCAATAGGTTACAATTTTCTAATACCGAAAGTAGTCCAAGCCGGCAAAGGAAAAAGCCTACTACATTACCACCAGGTTATATTGATCGATATGTTAAAGAACTACCTGACAAGAATTTTGAATGTTTATTTCCTAACTGTGGTAAATTTTTTAGGAGAAGGTATAATATAAAGTCCCATATTCAAACACATCTAGAAGATAAACCATATAAGTGTGACTTTGAGGGATGCACTAAAGCGTTTGTGAGGAATCATGACCTTGCTAGACACAAGAAGACTCATGATAAGCATTTTTCTTGTCCCTGCGGGAAAAAATTCAGCTCAGAACAATCAATGATGAAGCACAAGAATAGGCATAACTGCACTGGCCCTGCCAGAGTTCCTGATTCCAAAATGGTATCCAAGTCTCCTAGAAAACAATCTTCTCCCACTAAACTTTCTTCAGCGATAATGAATAGCCCCATAAAGGAAAATTatctgaaagaaaataccaaCCTACATATCGATCAATTAAGAATGGATCCTAAAATGAGAAATGCACTAGAGGATGGGGGGCTATTGAAGCCAGTTGAGAGAACTGAAGCAATGGCTTTTCCATCTCCACTATCGGGATATAGTGATTTGGGTTCCCCTTTTAGAGATTTAGGGACGATTGAGGAGTAG
- the USB1 gene encoding phosphoric diester hydrolase (CAGL0M04345g~Ortholog(s) have role in U6 snRNA 3'-end processing and mitochondrion, nucleus localization): protein MNILAEYSSESEFESEENLKSQNSEEVIPPIENWEKSGEVSNLEEWQRTHRDDIDTVIKLPPIPSSVYDKYQIPPNTDKYIERTDNGMSLGAIKGSDVFKRNIGKWSCFLYIEYRPSSTEREMISKTLSQFNQSWQKKFPGTDIFEPLHYTTLGVPVPLHISLTKNIPFDSETQRDRFYNILVPKVAQLRQHLVQFEDTLRFYGSPQTTSVFLGYNVAQSVKDNIIKDITDNIESALIDSGLSESDKMVTVPSFSHMSIAKLSNAPKDILDKVGYADSNQMAKQIQDYVEISPNQQPVFYVSSIKMNKNRELLTIPFATP from the coding sequence atgaatatattagCGGAATATAGTTCTGAAAGTGAATTTGAGAGTGAAGAGAACTTAAAGAGCCAGAACTCGGAAGAAGTAATACCGCCGATCGAGAATTGGGAAAAATCCGGAGAAGTAAGTAATCTTGAAGAGTGGCAGAGGACTCATAGAGACGATATCGATACTGTAATAAAACTACCTCCGATACCTAGCAGTGTTTACGACAAGTACCAAATTCCACCGAACACAGATAAATACATTGAGCGTACAGATAACGGGATGAGTCTTGGTGCAATTAAAGGCAGCGATGTgtttaaaagaaatatcgGTAAATGGTCCTGTTTCCTGTACATAGAGTACCGACCTTCTAGTACAGAGCGAGAAATGATTAGCAAGACATTAAGTCAGTTCAATCAGAGCTGGCAAAAGAAATTCCCTGGGACAGACATTTTTGAACCGTTGCACTACACAACGTTGGGTGTCCCTGTCCCCTTACACATATCGTTGACAAAGAACATACCATTTGACTCTGAAACTCAAAGAGACAGATTTTATAACATCCTGGTCCCAAAAGTTGCTCAGTTACGCCAGCATTTAGTTCAGTTCGAAGACACGTTAAGGTTCTATGGCTCACCACAGACCACGAGTGTGTTTCTCGGATATAATGTTGCCCAGTCTGTTAAGGACAATATAATCAAGGACATAACAGACAACATTGAAAGTGCACTAATTGATAGTGGCCTCAGTGAGTCAGATAAGATGGTCACTGTGCCATCATTCAGTCATATGTCAATAGCCAAACTGTCCAATGCGCCTAAAGATATACTGGACAAAGTTGGCTATGCAGATTCCAACCAGATGGCAAAACAAATTCAAGATTACGTAGAGATATCACCAAACCAGCAACCGGTCTTCTACGTATCCTCTATTAAAATGAACAAAAACAGAGAACTCCTCACCATCCCATTTGCAACACCATGA
- the ZRT2 gene encoding low-affinity Zn(2+) transporter ZRT2 (CAGL0M04301g~Ortholog(s) have low-affinity zinc ion transmembrane transporter activity and endoplasmic reticulum, plasma membrane localization): protein MHNELLGRSVDTCSTENDYNGEQNLRILAVFIVMISSGLGAYFPILSSQYSFIRLPNWCFFVAKFFGSGVIIATAFIHLLQPAAEALTDDCLGGTFEDYPWAFGICLMSLFMLFLAEIVAHHFVDKKFNHSHAETDNANALPDIILKDIQISTDDLSEGMLNCAGHQDSLQDSKKIETGVSTNLKRVDDSGFEGQYEYKRESTDETWIDENTLTTGNSEHKFSADYVSKVFVLCVLEFGIIFHSVFVGLSLAVAGSEFKVLFIVITFHQMFEGLGLGTRIAETEWPPSKWYTPWIMAFAFTITSPIAIAIGIGVRHSWVPGSRKALIANGVFDSISSGILIYTGLIELMAHEFIFSNQFKGEHSLRNMLTAYFIMCCGAALMALLGRWA, encoded by the coding sequence ATGCATAATGAGCTGTTGGGACGTTCGGTCGATACCTGCAGTACCGAGAACGACTACAACGGTGAACAGAATCTGCGTATATTAGCTGTATTTATTGTCATGATATCTTCAGGACTTGGTGCTTATTTCCCAATTCTATCTTCtcaatattcttttattaGGTTACCCAACTGGtgtttttttgttgctAAATTCTTTGGTTCAGGAGTGATCATTGCTACTGCATTTATCCATTTGTTACAACCAGCTGCAGAAGCATTGACAGATGATTGCTTAGGTGGTACATTCGAAGATTACCCATGGGCATTTGGTATCTGTTTGATGTCCTTATTCATGCTATTCCTTGCAGAAATAGTTGCCCATCATTTTGTcgataaaaaatttaacCATAGTCATGCAGAAACTGATAATGCAAATGCATTACCCGATATTATTCTCAAAGATATTCAAATCAGTACGGATGATTTGAGTGAAGGTATGCTAAACTGTGCTGGCCATCAAGATAGCCTACAAGATTCTAAAAAAATCGAAACTGGTGTATCTActaatttgaaaagagtGGATGACTCTGGATTTGAAGGACAGTACGAGTACAAGAGAGAATCAACTGACGAAACTTGGATCGATGAAAATACTCTGACAACTGGTAATAGTGAACACAAATTCTCCGCAGATTACGTTAGTAAAGTTTTCGTGCTGTGTGTACTGGAATTTGGTATTATTTTCCATTCTGTGTTTGTTGGTTTATCTCTTGCTGTTGCTGGTAGTGAATTCaaagtattatttattgttatCACTTTTCATCAGATGTTTGAAGGCCTAGGTTTAGGAACTCGTATCGCCGAAACCGAATGGCCTCCTTCTAAATGGTATACTCCATGGATTATGGCTTTTGCATTCACAATTACCTCACCAATTGCAATAGCAATTGGTATTGGAGTGAGACATTCCTGGGTCCCAGGATCACGAAAGGCATTGATAGCTAATGGGGTATTTGACTCTATCTCTTCTGGAATTTTAATTTACACTGGGCTAATTGAATTAATGGCGCATGAATTTATCTTTTCTAACCAATTTAAAGGAGAACATTCCCTCAGAAACATGTTAACagcatattttattatgtGCTGCGGAGCCGCTTTAATGGCATTACTTGGAAGGTGGGCATAG